The genome window GTCCCATCCCATCCAAACGCCCTGCAGCTCTGTCCAAAGCAACTTCAGTTATTTGTCAGCACTGGGTTAGGACTCTTGACTGCTCGCTGCGTTGACTGACTCCGCCAGgtttactcaaaaaaaaaaaaaaaaaaaaaagcgagatTGAAACGATCAAAGCTGATTTCTAAATTACGAGTCAATCAGCGGAGGGAACAGGGagttatttaataataaaaaaaatatttcacgtCACGTGACGCAAAGCGCTGTAAACAGGGTCCCACTTCGTTATCCCTGCAGACCCGAAGGTGTATAACGTTTGTGAGCGGCTGACACAGATGTAGACACCAATTCTGCATCCTTGCAAGACCCGAACCTCGAGTCCATGACCCACTCCATCTGCAATTTGTTTTTAGAATTCATTCCTAACATTAAGACAACAACTTCCATCTTTCGCTGGCGATGCAAACTTTCCTGCGACGTCAGAAAGGACCAGACCTGGGAAATACTATTTCAAACCACCATGtgaaaaacaaaatgacaaaGGACAGTTATCAATAACGCCTGCAGATATAAGCAGAAAACGGCCGATGTTTGCAGTTTGTTTTGACTAAATAACCCTGTTTGAATTATTTTGTGTAAGAGCAATCTGGAAActtaacttgaaaaaaaaaagacgatGAATAGCTAGTTTAAATAAGGTGATAGAGGAACTGGACGTGTAGTAATTTTGTAACTTTGTATTCATTCATACATCTTCAAAATACTCCCAACGCCGAGCCAACACTGAATTCACCACGTCAGTTATGTTTTAATTCTACTGGTTATGGAACAAAATGGTTATTCGCTTCTGTGTCTAAATGTTTATAAACTTGTCCATCACAGGTGGGAAAATACATAAACATTAGCAAAAACTTTGCACGAGCATTTTGAACCACAGACTTTGTGTCCCTCGAGTATTAACTCAACCGCTAACATTGAGGTTAAGATAtttataaattaatttttaaaaattattagctCCGGAAAACTATAGAtccactgttgttgttgtttttgttgttaataCATTTAACCTGCCTGTTTAGTTCAGTAGAACCCCTGAGAACCTCAtctactgttgcaaaaaaggatCTCACAAATTCATCTCTAACCTGTCTCATAacattcaggaaaaaaacaaaataataaaaaataaacccaccCCAATtttgcaattacattttttttcttttaaaaaagtttcaacaTGAGACAAATCAAGAcacccaactctctctctctctctttaataacTTGTTCTCCGACAATAATAGCAACGAAAATAAAGTGGAGAGGAGTttttgagaaagaaagaaagaaagaaagaaagaaagaaagaaagaaagaaagaaagaaagaaagaaagaaaatcacttTTACGAAGTATTTGCCATCAACACTTCCAGTGCCTGCCTGTCGCATGGGTTAAACACGTACGTAATCCTACATTACTTGAACAAGTTGTTTATGGAGTTGATTTTATATTTGCTTCcagcaaatataaataaataaatagccccacgcgggggtgggtgggagcgCCTGGGATGGATGCGCAGGGAAGAGCGCTGAACTCCCTCTGATTTATCCAACCCCACGGATTATTTATCCGCAAAGTTCCGAGGCATGCGATTGGCGGACGTCAGGGGTCTCGGAGAGATCTCCCGTTCCCCATTGGCTCGTTCCACGTGCGGGCCAGCCTCACGTGCTTCCGGTTCGAATGAAAAAAGTGTGGCTGAGCGATTTTTTAGGGAGAGTTTGTTGCAAAGATCGGAGCTGTcagagatttgcttaaaaaaaattaaaaaaaaaaaataccccggCGCTGTGCAAGCTGGCGCTGGAAGGCTCTGCCAAGCCTGATCTGTGGGCAAAGCAGAGTATGACACTTGGGGAAATCAAAACCTACAGTATTTGTAGGCAGATGGGTAGATTTTAAAGGCGATTcgagggggggggcgggtgtgggggggggaagctgctttgttcttttattttattgggtGGTGGTGGAAATAGCAGGTAATTGCAAACGAATCCAAAACCCAATTCGCTCCAGTGTCTCCGTGCTTTTGGATctagctgctttaaaaaaaacaaacaaacaacaacaacaagcaaACAAACCCCACCACCAACCCATCTCTCTAGGTCAGATCCCAGCCAACAAGTGGATTTtatttgtgggtgtttttttttcaccCCACCACCCACTGGGGTGGGAATAAAAAGCGcgtgtcggggggcgggggggagggaaaggcagcGATCTCCGTGGCGGGGGCTGATTATGGAAGAGCAGCCGGACAGTAAAAGTCACCGAGACTCTGCTaccaccaccagcaccaccagCGGCAGCGGCAGCGGCAGCAGCGATGGAGAAAGCGTCCCCGTCTCCCCCAGCCACGCGCCTTCCTCGCCCGCAGcgccctgcctcctgcccatgccccaccaccaccagccgCCGCCGCAGCCCCATCGCACCACCAACTTTTTCATCGACAACATCTTGAGGCCGGACTTTGGCTGCAAGAAAGAGACGCTGCTGATCGTCGGCGGAGCGGCggcggcaggaggaggaggaggaggaggtggtggcggcggcggcggcggccgggacAGAGACCGAGATCGCGGTCAGACACCAGGTAGAGAAAACGCCAACCCACTGATAACGAGGCCATCCAACCCGTCCTCTCTCCTTTGCCCGGATTCAAACTGTAACCCCGACAGCTCCTCCTCGGCgcctcctgctgcagctgctgcctctaAAGCGAACCCCGCCGCGGCAGCAGCAGCGGTAGCGGCCGCCAAGCCACCCTCCGAAGGGAGTGGAACTAACCCGGCGAAGTATGGGGAGCGCGCCAACCCCGCCATCCTGCTCATGGGCTCTAATAATGGAGGACCTGTTGTAAAGAGCGATTCTCAGCAGCCTCTAGTATGGCCTGCCTGGGTTTACTGCACTAGGTATTCAGACAGACCGTCTTCGGGTAAGAACCACTTCGCTGATCGCATCGGTTAGCTGTTACCTAATACGCCgtggcttttcttttttctccccccccccacacactcccttctTTAGCGTCtgtaggttttttattttttatttgtattttttttaaaaaagagcaatgCTATAGAGTTTGCTTTAGGGGCCTATTCCGAGCGTGGGGGTGTTTGGGTCACACAGCCAAGCCCTCCGCGCTCGGGATTAcatgatttggggtggggggcatggggaAATCTTTTCCTCTTGCCCCAACTTTCCGCCCCCCCCCGATAAACTCCCGAATTCTGATGCAGGAGGCGAGATCTGGCATAtttcaccgggggggggggctttttatTCCGATTCTGTTGGGACTGGGAGTACAGATACAGTAGCTGTGAAGCAAGGCagtagattttttatttttattgtgtgctgatgagtgggggggggatgggagagggagatcAGAGACACATGTTGAACGTATTATATATTTGAaagggtgttgggggtggggtacGGTTCTGAAAGGCAGAAAGAAGGGGCGGATGAGAGAAATGCTTTCAGGCAAAAATGTTTCTGTTATGGGAAAGCAAAATGGGCCTCTCCGGGAGCAAAAGAAAACCAGGCCTCTAGGTCGCATATTGACAAGCGGGGTTTTATGTTCGTTCTAGTTTTTAGCGGCCAAGGAGCTTTCTTTTCTTAAGGATAATATCTGCTATTGTTTGGGgaatttatttccccctccccctctcaaaaaagatgggaagaaaatattctgaaacaaagaaaaagaaaaaacaagatcAGATtctctgggaccggagatatttcTGCTGTTGCTTGTTATTTTCATGCAAGTCCCTTTAGCGTTCCGTTTGCTTATTTTAATTATGTTGACATGGAACAAATCAGGTGACCCGGGTCACTTTTAAAGGGTCTCCCAGAATTATCTCCCAGTCCAGCTTGTGGCTAGAGGAGAGGAATGTAGATCAGACTGCTCCGGAAAAGTCCCGGGCAAGGAAGTTCCCCAACGAGACAGCGTTTCTGTCCGCAAACCCTCGACCAAaccggcgggggtgggggagagtaagcttaataataaaacagaataagAATCAACCCACTTTGGTGGGAGCAAGGGCCAGGGCCGGGGAAGGCAGAGGAGTGGCGAGCTAGCCCAAATGCCCGGCTGGTGGCTAGCTAACTCGCACTCTCTTGTGCTCCTTCCCTTTATTAGCTCAGTCCACGGAAAGTGATCAATTTGCTGCTATCAGCCAGAGTCATCTAGATTCCCACTGTTATTGACACGTCCAGCGACTTGAAACTCAGAAAAGCCAGTTTGATTGACTAAACGGATTGATTGAGTTGTCAGGCTCTTGCCTTCCTAGCTCTCGGCCCTGGGCAGGGCAATGATTTTATTACCATTTCCCAATGCCGCCACATGCAAAGTATTTTACACTTTCCTTTTGCAAAATCTCCTCTCTGGCACCCAGTCCCAGAGACCTCCGCTGGGAATGTGCACCGTTCTCTTTGTTGCGCTTGGCTCTGGCCCTGTGTTCCCCTGACTGGTATGTGGTGCAGCTCTGGGTAGCCCAGGACCAGGGGCTGAAAGTATCTATAACTGTATCTAGGTATAAGTGTATATatcgtgccccctccccccccttcagAATTGCTGTTTTATTACAATGGCAAATTTCAGTTTCGAAAGGGAAAGGAGCTGAGATCAGATCGGTGCAATTTTTTCAAAGCAGCCTCTGCAGGGTCTGGAACAACCAGGAGATAATGTGATAAGAGATTTATTACCCCCCCTTTAGTAAACTGGATAAAGCGGGGATTAATATATATTAATGTATATTCCCCCGGGTTCCCTAAACGTGCCCTGAGATCTCTGAGACAAACAAACCAGCCCTGTGAGATGAGCTTTAGGCCTACTCTCAGCTAGGAAGCCTACTGTCTTCCTCCCCTAGGTATCTGGGActgtgggtggatgggtgggtgtggggagactGTCTCCCTAAAATTTGGATTCCCCGGCTCTTGACCTGCTTTGGATCAAAACCTTGAGGTTTTCAGAAATTGTTTTAAATTCCTCCCTAAAAAAACCCCTTTCACAGGATTTGTTTGGAAGTCAAAATGCATCAGCCTGCACAGCCAGCCTTATGCTTTCCATCCTCTTGGACTTACCCTTTATCAATCTGTTTCTAGATGACTACATGTCAGCTCTAAGCATTCACCTTGCCTTTGGGAATACTTTTCGGGTGCCAGAGCCTTTTATTTTTACGCCCCCACATACTATCGGTGTTTAAAGTTCAGAGGTTTCCATTTATACCTTTAAAGAAAGGCCTGAAAAGCCTGATTTGACCATTAATAAGGGGAGGGTTTCCAATGAGACTATAAACAGGAGAAGTAACTCATTCGGATGATCCAAGTGTCCTGCCGAGAGAGGCAGAACTGAAATACACAATCTGCAATCCATTTAAAACGCATTCCGCACGGATACAAATGTGCGTTTCCCCGTATTCATTATAATATCCCCACTTCTCTTTAGaaacagagagaaagggagaggaggGAGATTTTCTGTTAAATTAACATCTATAAAGCCAATGGATTTGAACAGTCACTCGGACGAGTGATGGAATAAATACCATTTACTCTGCAATAATGCGCACGCTGCCCTGAAAACAGGAGCGATCCAGAATGAGCTTGTTCGTTAACGGTGGCGATTCTTCATTGTGATCGTTTTTAGTATTAGTTTGTACTAACACACTAGGCGGCAGGGGAAGTATTTCCATTTCTCTGCAGGGCTTGTCTAAAATTTCGTGTTCGTCAAAACTGAGCAAGGTGGTGGGGGATTTTCCAGGACCGCGGGGCCAGTTTAGATTAGAGGGGCACTTTTCTTCCAGCCAGCCCAAAGCTAGCTGTGTGTGGAGCAATCCCTCCGGCTTCAGTTAGTAGTTTGAATGTATTTATCAGAGGGGTGTGGAGGAGCGCGCTCCGCAAATGAACTACACTTTGCTGTTCCAACTCCTTGGGTTAACGGAACCCCCCTTAGGTGGCGTGTTCAGAGACAgcgcagcgtgtgtgtgtgtgtgtgtttgtgtatctaTCTTTTGTGCAACGGCGTCTCCTCGTCTTGACTTGACGGCACCCTCTTTGCAAGTGGGGCGCGCTCTGGTACAACTCTCCCCAATAGCTACCCCCCAAAAGAAGCGCGATAGGACGCCCGAGATAGAATTCGTTTCCTTTTGTAACGGATTAGTCGAGGACATGGGGGCAAATGGGGTATTTTCGCAGGATCAGGCGTTCAGAGTTGACCGAAAAAGGAAAGGTGATGTTTGGTGCGCCTCCCGTCAGGTTTGCAGAACGGCAGGAGATATCTCTGATTATTTCACACAGGCTTGCAAAACATTAAGTTTGCGGTCTAAATATTCGCAGGGGTTTATTTGAGCTCTCGGATTCCggaattttaaattaaaacagagAATCTTCAGACAGTCTGTTTCTGTGCTGTCTGGCCTGTCATGATCCTTTTGCTTTAAAAAGATCTTACGAGTGGAATGGAGTTTGTTGGGGGCACATCAGTGGGTTTTATATTTTCATCCCCGCGTCCGTTTCATTTgaagcggtgtgtgtgtgtgtggggggggcaaaTACAAAGATTTGTCCTGTCACGATCTACGATATACATGTTTCGAGTTATCCAGTTTTGCCCAAACAAAACAGACTTTCTTACCTACACCACGGAGACTAGATTTGAGTAACACAAATAAAGAGGCTCACAAATAGACTCATGATAATACATTAGCTCACCTCCTATTAGTTATTATTCTGGGTAGATTATTTGGTCCTTTTAAATCAGTGCCGAAGCTCATTGTGCCCTCCGTATATTTATCTAGGGCCAAAACTCAGCGAATTTTCCCTGTAGGGTCCCTCTATAATGAGAATTAACTGCTAAAACCCTCGTGCCACTGCTGGTTTTAACTTGCCAGGTTTTCCCCCAACTTAGCCTTTATTCTGAACAGAAACGTGAATTACACTGTGGGTAGGTGAGGGGGGAAGAAACACCTTCCCCCCAAATAACCCCCTCATCACCCACTATAGAAAGCAATTTGATGGCCTGCTTTTGGCGGCcattcttttttttggggggggggagaaaaatgaaTAAGTCGGCCATTTTTATTGCAAACTGATCCCAATGAGAAGGCTCTGCCTCAAGGACAGGGCAGAGGGGTATGGGAATAAAGCAAATGCTGGGGAAGCGGGGGGCTGCGCCCCGTGAGGAGGAAGCTTTGCCCAGGGGTGAGGTACGGAGGGATCGCACGTCTCACATCCGAGGATGCATTTCAAACAGCTATCCccccttttttctctcttctcctcctccccgcccccctgttTCTGTCGGTCTCTGTCCCTAGGTCCGCGGACCCGGaaactgaagaagaagaagaacgaGAAGGAGGACAAGCGGCCTCGAACAGCCTTCACTGCCGAGCAGCTGCAGAGACTCAAGGCGGAGTTCCAGGCCAACCGCTACATCACGGAGCAGAGGCGGCAGACCCTGGCCCAGGAACTCAGCCTGAACGAATCCCAGATCAAGATCTGGTTCCAGAACAAGCGGGCCAAAATCAAGAAAGCCACGGGCATCAAGAACGGCCTGGCTCTTCATCTCATGGCCCAGGGACTGTACAACCATTCCACGACCACGGTGCAGGACAAAGAGGAGAGCGAGTAGTcagcacccccccgccccagtccgcattgattattattaattattattattattattattgccaggaaaggaaaataaaataaaaaggacttAACAGTGAAAAGTGACATACTGAAGGGGATTTTGGACAGGtgctatttaaaatcaaatctaTTGTCTATCCATAGTATAAGgactccaattaaaaaaaaaaacccgaacactTACAAAAATTATCTCTATATAGCCAAACATCATATGACCTTGTATATATTTAATTTCAGGTAAGAAATATGTGTAGCGATCTCTATTTGCTGGACAgtttctcttcctctctgtctctcttttgtttgtttttttgtttgttttctttttctgatgtCGTTGCCTCTTGTTTTCAAGTAAATGTCTGACTCCcgaatttttcttttatttttcgtGTGAATTTCcgtctccccccctccccccgaagaATTGGATCCACTGACTGCGAGCCTGAACCCGCCGCTACAAGCCAAAGATTTTATTATGTTCAGAAATCTGTAGTCTGAAATAAAGTGTAGACTGTGTTCAGGATACAGACTGGCTGTTCTTATTTGCATATATAGTCACAGCTTGAtgatttgtgtggtttttttaaattgattaggATAGCGATTGGCTAACCACCCTTACAGAAAGTGCGAATCAATTTTTAGTTCCAAACTGAACCCTTTAGAAATCGGAGCTACTGTTTAATTTGGCTGGTTGCTTTGTGGCCACTGGTTAATGTGTGAAGTCAGCGGTAATTGTGTGTCCCGGTAACTCTGCCATGAAATTGCCAAGCACACTACTGTCTTACTCAAAAaggaaggtgggttttttttaaaatttaaatcacgCCTCAGTCGTCGTCgtcctctgctccccccaccccccttgcttttcttttccttttttacagGACATAAAACCCACCTCTTCATAACACATCAGCTGCACCTTCAGGAAAATGTCATGCAGCCTTCTGGATGTTTAGGGCTCCAGAACGTGTTGAAAAGGAATTTGTCTGACAGCTCCTTGAGATCAGTGTCGTCCCATATTGAATTTCCACAGAggagttgtgttttttttttcttccagggcagGATACAGAGGCTAGAGTGAAAACGATCATTACTTTGCAATCGGTTGCTTAGCAGCATCTCCTAATGAATGGTACTTTCACTCTGTCCTCAGCCTTTATCTCAGCCATTTCAGTTTTAAAGTAAATCCAGTCACTTaagggactttaaaaaaaatcaccaccacaCCCACGGAAATTATTtcatgggggcgggagggaggccACAAGACGGCCATTGAATTAACAGTATGACCAGATgggtaaattctgctctcaacAGACCGTCGTATTAAGAGGAGAAGTCAGGTTTAATTTGGCTGGTTGCTTTGTGGCCACTGGTTAATGTGTGAAGTCAGTGGTAATTGTGTGTCCCGGTGACTGTGCCATGAAATGGCTCAGAGAGGACGCcgcactgtttgcatttttttgtCCTGCACATTTTATGCGGTTTCTTCattgtgaaattttttttttaagacttctcCGGCCTTTCCCTCTGTTTCACCTACTGATCTGAGAGTGTGTGTCTGCAACAtggacccagcccttcctctCAGTGCATCAGTTGGACGAAATGCCTCCTCACCTTTCTGGTTCCTTGGGTTATATcccgtccccccctccccttttgtctTGTCTTCACCCTGCAACGGTTTGAATTTGGCAAAACTCCGGGGCAGGCATGAATACACAGGAAGGGTAGGAAATTATAGAAAATAAATGTAATCACAGGTTACTGAGCGTAAGTATAGCATTCGTATGTTAAGTTTTGGTTCAATATGTAACCATAATAATTACTGGCTTTTCGCAGAGTGTATGTGCGTTTACCACACAGGGCTTGGACCCACAGGGTAGCAAAAATGCCTCAGCTCAATGTGTGCGATCCAATTTATAAATCCAACCACGCAACTTTTATGAAGCTCACCGAGTGTATAAAATACACCTAGAGCGCCCTAGGTGTTAGCAGAAAACAACGGCAGAACTCCGCATAGAAACTTCATACTCATAGCGGGTCTATTTCTTTAGTCCGAATCCGCTGACTTATGGGCGCAAAGTGCCCCCGTTCAAGGGGTTCAGACGTAGATGTCACCCCAGGGTTAGAACAAATAACGCAACCTCCAGAGGAGACGCCTTAAAACACAGCCACGCTAGCCGCATGCACAAAGAGCTGGACAGACGTTTCCGAATGGGATAGTTCTGGCCGCTTTGAAAGTGATCATGTTTTCGCTTCTGGGCTGTCAGGATCCGGAGCGGGAAGCAGCTCATCTGCTGCGGTGTCTTGAGGCGGACTCAAGGCCATGCATCCCTGACAATAAGGGCCAATTGAAAGGTATGGATGGTGCATATTGTAAAGCAGAGCCACGCTTTGCATTGACCATGGCCATTCCgccccccccacctcttctgTCTACAGCTCTAGGCTTTAGAGGACATGGCAGGGCTAAAGATCCTTCCATTATGTTGAGGCAAGCATTTGGAAGCTGTCTGTGCCCCCCACGTCCGGGACTGGAAATGATCAGGGGCTGAGCTGTGGTTTTGACAACGTGCTGGACAAAGAGTTATTAACCTCTTTGGATCCCGTCGCTTCCCATTCAAGTTGGGCTCGGCGGGAATATATTCTTTCACTCTTCACGACAGGATCACTTCAGGTTTGGGCATGAAAACTGGCTGGTCAAGTTGCTAGTTCTAAGCCTTCCCTCTTGCCATCCCCGGGACGCCGATCTCTGTGCGAGGCAGGCCGAGCGTGACTTGAAAAAGTCCTAAACTGCTTCTGGGTTGAAATCAATGTCGGGGGGCGCCCTCTGAAGTGCTTAATATCTACATTTTGAAAGTACTGGGTCATAAACTGAAATCCTCTTCTGCACGGCAGAAAACTATCTGTCGCCTAAAGTCCAAACAATATCGActccaggcagagaacaggaagcAAGCCTGGGGGGAGCTCACGGCCCTGGTTTGTGGCTCAGCGCCTTTTGAGACGcacccttcctttcccccttcgcccccccccccgcccaaagcAAGCATCCGACTTTGCAAAACAGAAGTGGTCACCCCGCACATCTGCCAATATGAGACAGGATCGCATGttattgacccccccccccggtcatcACAGCTATTTCCTCGCCTCTATCCTTGCCACAGTATTATTTACCGAAGAGGTAAACCCCACCCAGACACCACACCCCTCCTTTTATTTGCTATTACataggctgggctgggaggaaggTTAAGGAACAGCGTGCTGTCCTGCACATATGggagaggaccaaaaaaaaaagaaaaagaaaagaaaagtctcCAATCTAAATGCGGCTCTCTGGGTTTCTCTTATCCTCTCGCACGCACTTTCCCTGGAGCTGTAGATGAgaaaatgtaatttctttttaaaatcgtCTAATTACTCTCCCTAAAGAGCTGGGATATACAGCTCAACCAGCAAGTCTCCAATAATGCCGGCTGACGGttggttatttatttctttacttACTTATTGATGCTGTTATTCCTCCTCAGACGGTTCCTGCATATTTTCTCTCCCATCgagcactgccccagccctttagATTTCAatacagatttctttttaaaaataaggctaCATAATAGACACAGGTTTATTCCCTTATCAGGAATCTTAGTGCAACACATTTATTAAACGGTGTCCTCTCAGTGAGTTGCCCGAGGGAAATTTAtgatattaacattttatttcagaGATTGTTATCCCATTGTAGTCTTCTATACTTAGAGGGCCCTAGAAGAATAGAGTATTATGAATTTACGTCGTAGCATTAAATGTAAGGAGTACTTTGAAAGCCGAAACTTTTTGTTTACTCCAAGTCGGTGGGGAGAGACTTTTCGCACACAAAGAAAACCTGGTTATTATATAATAACGTTTTAGGCTCGTCTCATCAGCGGAGGGAAAGGAACAGGTAACATTTACATTTGAAAAGTAAAGGTGGAATGTGCCTCCGAGAAGGCACAAGTAGCCAAAATCTTACGTACTTTGGGAGTCACAAAAGGAATAAAGAATTTCTTCATCACTAAGTGTCCATCCAAGCTCAGCGAAGCTGGAGAAATCATGAATAAGGAAGACAGGAAAACATAGACCAGATtaaaaggaagaagaaagaggatTATTTAAACAAGCACGGCTTTTTAGTGTAATGatactttttataattttttccaAGCATGGTACAACCAAATGCACATGTATACATTGACAATCTTGCACCAGATATAGTTTACACACAGACAGATCAATTCCCCCCTTCCTGAAGTAGAGTTTAGCCAGTCATTTAAATGGAAGCAGGATCGGACACATCTTATCTCACCatcagaattaaatttaagttaaATACGACATCACTATATATTTAACAATAATGATCCTTCTTTAGTCAGCAGGTCCATTACATAAATAAAATGCTATACCGAAGAAGGATTCGATATCTGCCAGTTGGAGCCACCTGGTAAAAGATTTAATTTCCTATCCATGACATATGTTGGGGAATAACGTGTGTAGCTATGAATATATAATACCACCTTACACGCCCACACACAATCACACGCAAGTGTTTGACTACTTATATGTATACACTGCACAGGCTTTTAGAGGTCTGGTGGAAACAGGGTTCTCGAGGCTGAGAGGTTAACAGGTCTCCAAGCAAATAGTTTTCATAGCAGGAGTTCTCTGACTTTATAATCTGACATGAACCAGGTGTGATTGGATGGGCTGCATTACATAACTTCCTCACATCAGCAGTAAAAGTTTAGAGCCCG of Natator depressus isolate rNatDep1 chromosome 11, rNatDep2.hap1, whole genome shotgun sequence contains these proteins:
- the EN1 gene encoding homeobox protein engrailed-1, which codes for MEEQPDSKSHRDSATTTSTTSGSGSGSSDGESVPVSPSHAPSSPAAPCLLPMPHHHQPPPQPHRTTNFFIDNILRPDFGCKKETLLIVGGAAAAGGGGGGGGGGGGGGRDRDRDRGQTPGRENANPLITRPSNPSSLLCPDSNCNPDSSSSAPPAAAAASKANPAAAAAAVAAAKPPSEGSGTNPAKYGERANPAILLMGSNNGGPVVKSDSQQPLVWPAWVYCTRYSDRPSSGPRTRKLKKKKNEKEDKRPRTAFTAEQLQRLKAEFQANRYITEQRRQTLAQELSLNESQIKIWFQNKRAKIKKATGIKNGLALHLMAQGLYNHSTTTVQDKEESE